The Thermotoga sp. Ku-13t DNA segment GACGGACATGTTCAAGGCGGCGGTGAGTGAGAACGGCATAAGTTACTGGTTCACGAGTTACGCCTTTTCAGACATAGGTTTCTGGTTCGATAAAAGTCTGATCGGTGACGATCCTCTCTTGAACGAAAACTACAGAAAACTCAGCCCCATCTTCTATGCGAAGAACGTGAAAACACCTCTGTTACTCATACACAGTCTCGAAGATTACCGCTGTCCCCTCGATCAGTCGCTCATGTTCTACCACGTGCTCAAAGATCTGGGGAAAGAAGTGTACATAGCGATTTTCAAGAAAGGCGCACACAGTCACAGCGTTCAGGCGAGTTATTCACACAGGTTGAAACGGTACAAATTGATCCTCGAGTTCTTCAAGCAGAAACTCTTGCTTAAGCGCGACACGTTCGATCCGACAGAATGTTTCAAGACCGATTGAACTGCCCGCCACCGGCGGGCTTAAACTTTGCCCCCTGGAAGGTGTTTCTGCGTTCCAGTTCAGTTTCTATCGCGCTGATGATCTGCCACTTTGAAAGCCCCCACCTGGCAAACAGTGTTCCCATCTTCGGTGGATCGGAGGTCAACCTGTGTATCACGATGCTCGGTGAAAGGTGTTCCAAGAAGGCTATGGTTCTTTCGACAAACTCTTCAAAGCTCACTGGTTGAAAAGCACCTTTTTTGAACAACTCACCGAGCAGGCTGTCTTCCACCACGTAGAGCGAATGCATCTTGACACCGTCCACTCCCAGATAGGAAAGAGTTCTTGCGGTGTCGATGACGTCTTCAAGTTCGTCCCATGGCAGATCAACGATCACGTGGGCGACGATTTCAAGACCGTGTTTCTTCGCCCTGACTACTGCATCGATGAACTCCGCGACACCGTGTCCCCGACGCAGTATCCTCAACGTTTTCGAATTTATGGTTTGAAGCCCAAGTTCCAGCGAAACGTCCACCCTGGCTTTGAACTCGTCGAGCAGCTTCAGAACCTCTTCGGGAACGCAGTCCGGTCTGGTGGAAACTGCGAGCTGAACGATCGAATCGTCCACGAGGGCTTCGGAGTACCTCTCTCTCAAAACATCTATCGGCGCGTAGGTGTTGCTGAACGATTGAAAGTACGCGATGAACTTGGTTGCGTTGTATTTTTTCATCGCCCACTCTCTCTGCTTGAGCACTTGCTCGCGGATTGACAGATTGTGCAGCGCGTTGAATCCACTGCCGGTGGGATCGCAAAAAATGCAGGGACCAGATTTTTCTCTGTTTGGACACGTGAAGCCGGCGTCTATGACCAGTCGATGCACGCGAGCACCGTAACGGCGTTTCAGATGATCACTCAACTTGTTGTACCTGTCAATCTTCGAATCGCCTCCTCACATTTCTTGTAAACATGTTCGGCATCGACCGTGGGATACTCCCCATCGTAATAGACCCAGCGACCTTTGATCATCGTCGCGAAAACGTCCGAGGAGCTCCCCGCATGCACGATGTGGTTCTTGATCTGACTCCGCGGCACGTACCAGGGTCTATCGATGTCGACAACGATCAGGTCTGCATCGGCTCCAACCTGGATCCTTCCTTCCGTCAGTCCCACCGCCTTGGCACCTTGTTCGATCGTCATGCACAGGGCCTGTTCGGCAGAGATGTTCCTCGGATCATAGAGTTTTTGGAGCAGGCTTGCCAGCCTCATCTCGTGCCACACGTCGAGACTGTTGTTGCTCGCAGCCCCATCAGTACCCAGGCAGACCTGAACCCCAGCCGCGAGGAATTTCTGCACTGGAGCTATGCCACTGCCCAGCTTCAGATTGCTCGTGGGGTTGTGAACCACGAAGAAGTTCTCCTGAGCAAGCAGGCGAATGTCTTCGTCCTTCACATGGACGCAGTGCGCGAACAGAACTTTGCAGTATTTCAACGAAGTCTCTAGCAGATCTCTCAGCTCGTACTTCTCCTCGGCGGTTTCGTAGAGGTGTATCATCACGGGTGCTTCGAGATCCAGAGCAACCCTGGCTATTTCGTCTATGTAACTGGTTGAACAGCTGTATGGAGCGTGTGGACCGAATCCTACTTTTATCAATCCATCCCTGTCGTTCCACCTTTCGTAGTACTCGATGTTCTGTCTGAGCCTTCCCTTGTCCGAATCCAGATCCACCAGGCCTCGCGTGATCAAAACTTTCATGCCAAAATCGAGAGCCGCTCTCGCCACCGCATCGCAGTGAAAGTACATGTCCGCGTACGCGACGACGCCCCGCCTCGCCATCTCCAGCTGTGCCAGCATCGTGCCGTAGTAAACGTCCTCCTCGGTCAGTTTCTCCTCTATGGGAAATATCTTCTCCGTGAGCCATTCTCTGAGTCTCAAATCCTCCGCTAAGCCTCGCATCAACGTCATCGCGGCATGCGTGTGTGCGTTGACGAAACCGGGCATGACGAGCCTTCCAGACATATCGTACACTTCGTCTGCAATTAACCCTTTCAAATTTCCCATCGCAGCGATCCTGCCATCCTTCACGAGTACGTCAGAAATTTCTGGCTCTGAACGAACATCCCTCAGAATCAAGGCGTTCTTGAGCAAAATCTTCATAGGTTCATCACAGCCTTTTTCACGGATTCCAGAATCGAACTCGCTTCTTTTTCCGTTGAACCCACGACTTTCACGTAGATCTTCAGCTTCGGTTCAGTGCCGGAAGGCCTGATGTAGATCTTTGCCGATTCCAATTCGAGCAAGAGTGTCTCGCTGGGTATCTCCGGATCTTTTTCGTAATCGTACACGCGCTTCACTGAATGATCGCCAACTTTGATGGGGGGAGAAGCCTTAAGCGTTTCGTATTTCTGCCTTGCTTCTTGAGGACTTTCAAAAGGTATCGAGATCAATTCCTCGAAGTGATAGCCATAAGCTTCGTACAAATCCTTCAAAAGTTCGATTGGATCGTACTCAGAGCAAAGTGCAGCGACCATCGCAGAACCAAGAACTCCATCCTTGTCCCTCACGAGGTCCCCCATGAGATAACCGCAGCTCTCCTCGAAAGCAAGAAAGTAACTGAAGTTCGTTTGCTTCAAGGAGGTTTCTATGAGGTGTCCTATGTACTTGAATCCGGTCGGGGTTTCCATCACCTTCAAGTTCAGTTCCTCACACATCGGTTTGACCATGTCGGTGGTGACGATGGTTTTGATCAGACAGCTCCCAGGTTTCGCTCTGCGTCTCAACATCTCGGTCAGCAGGATTCCCACCTGGTTGCCGGTCAACCTTTTTCCATCCACGATCAAGCCAACTCTATCGCAGTCAGGATCGGTCGCGATACCGAACCTCACGTTGCGTTCGTTGCACACTTCTTTCACCCTGTCGAACGCCTTCTCGTCTTCTGGATTCAGCGAACTGACTCTGGAGAAGTCCGGATCGAATTCCATCTGTTCCTCAACCACGATCACGTCGAATCCAAGTTCACGCAGGACCATGGGAACAAAGCGAGCACCCGTGCCTTGAAGCGGTGAATAAACGATCTTGCCACCGCTTCTCACATAGTCTTTCACCAGTCGTACGATCCCCTCAACGTAACGTTCCTCCACCTCTTTCGGAACAATGTTCATCGGGGCTTTCCTCTTCGCCTCAACGGACTTTCCCAGCAGGGAAGAGATCTTCTCTGTGTGTTCTGGTATGGCCTGAACACCATCGTTCGTGTACACCTTGTATCCGTTGTACTCAGCAGGGTTGTGACTCGCGGTGATCACCACACCAGCACCAGCGCCGAGTTCCCGGACAGCGAAAGAGAGGAGAGGAGTCGGAACCGGTGCATCAAAGATGAACGTTTCGATACCGCACTCTGAGAACGTTTGGGCGGCTATTTTCGCAAAATGGTTTGAATTCCTCCTCGTATCGTGGGCGATGACTACCCCATTCAAACCTTCCTCGTGCATCCACAGAGACACAGCACGTGAAACACTGATCACGAGTTCTTCATCGAACTCTCCTTTCCTCATGATCCCCCTTACACCACCCGTGCCGAACACGATCATGAGAGCTCACCCCACACTTTCTCTCCACCGATCATGCGCAGCAGTTCGCTCTTTCTTTCTTCTACTCCAAGGGCTTTCACGTGCATCGTGTTTCCATCTTTTACTACTGTAAAATGGGTGTCGGCGAGTCTCGCTATCTGCGGTAGATGCGTGACCACTATGACCTGAGAATTCTTTGACAGTGTTTTCAACTTTTCTCCGAGCACGTTCCCGACAGTTCCCCCGATCCCACTATCGATCTCATCGAAGACAAAAACGCGTCCAGCTTCGTTCGCAACCGAAAGGTGTACGGCCAGAACCACACGGGAAAGTTCACCACCGGACAGAACGTCTTTCAATGGTTTGGTTTCACCGTCGGTTCCAACCACGAAATCGATATCGCTGAAACCACTCGCGGTCAAACGATCCAGCTTTTCGACCCTCACAGAAAAATCAAGGTTCATGGCGAGCTGGTTGAGATGGAACCTGACCTGTCTTTCGAGTTCGGTCGCGGCTTTTAACCTGTTTTCATGAAGCTCTTGCGCCAGTTTCAAACAGAGCTCCTCCAGTCGACGACTTTCACTTTCTGCGACTTCCAGTTCTTGTTTTTTCTCGAGCAATTCCTTTCTTTCTTTTTCCAGTCTTTCCCAGTTCCTCCTTATGTCTTCCCAGTCGGGACCGAAACGTCTCCTGAGCTCGTTGTACACATTCAGTCTGGCTTCCAGCTCGTAAGAATCCTCAAGCTGCAATTGATCGACGAACTTTCGAATCAGCCTCTGCAGCTCGTTCGATTTTTCAGCGATGTCTTTGAGCATCTCCGGTAAATCTTTTGGCACCAGAGGCACCATCTTCTCTGTAGAAGCGGCCAGTTTCCAGAGCCTGGTCGTCGAATCCTCACTCAGCACGTGCGATATCTCGTCTATGAGGGAAAGGAT contains these protein-coding regions:
- a CDS encoding TIGR01212 family radical SAM protein (This family includes YhcC from E. coli K-12, an uncharacterized radical SAM protein.), which encodes MDRYNKLSDHLKRRYGARVHRLVIDAGFTCPNREKSGPCIFCDPTGSGFNALHNLSIREQVLKQREWAMKKYNATKFIAYFQSFSNTYAPIDVLRERYSEALVDDSIVQLAVSTRPDCVPEEVLKLLDEFKARVDVSLELGLQTINSKTLRILRRGHGVAEFIDAVVRAKKHGLEIVAHVIVDLPWDELEDVIDTARTLSYLGVDGVKMHSLYVVEDSLLGELFKKGAFQPVSFEEFVERTIAFLEHLSPSIVIHRLTSDPPKMGTLFARWGLSKWQIISAIETELERRNTFQGAKFKPAGGGQFNRS
- a CDS encoding amidohydrolase, encoding MKILLKNALILRDVRSEPEISDVLVKDGRIAAMGNLKGLIADEVYDMSGRLVMPGFVNAHTHAAMTLMRGLAEDLRLREWLTEKIFPIEEKLTEEDVYYGTMLAQLEMARRGVVAYADMYFHCDAVARAALDFGMKVLITRGLVDLDSDKGRLRQNIEYYERWNDRDGLIKVGFGPHAPYSCSTSYIDEIARVALDLEAPVMIHLYETAEEKYELRDLLETSLKYCKVLFAHCVHVKDEDIRLLAQENFFVVHNPTSNLKLGSGIAPVQKFLAAGVQVCLGTDGAASNNSLDVWHEMRLASLLQKLYDPRNISAEQALCMTIEQGAKAVGLTEGRIQVGADADLIVVDIDRPWYVPRSQIKNHIVHAGSSSDVFATMIKGRWVYYDGEYPTVDAEHVYKKCEEAIRRLTGTTS
- a CDS encoding phospho-sugar mutase, with product MIVFGTGGVRGIMRKGEFDEELVISVSRAVSLWMHEEGLNGVVIAHDTRRNSNHFAKIAAQTFSECGIETFIFDAPVPTPLLSFAVRELGAGAGVVITASHNPAEYNGYKVYTNDGVQAIPEHTEKISSLLGKSVEAKRKAPMNIVPKEVEERYVEGIVRLVKDYVRSGGKIVYSPLQGTGARFVPMVLRELGFDVIVVEEQMEFDPDFSRVSSLNPEDEKAFDRVKEVCNERNVRFGIATDPDCDRVGLIVDGKRLTGNQVGILLTEMLRRRAKPGSCLIKTIVTTDMVKPMCEELNLKVMETPTGFKYIGHLIETSLKQTNFSYFLAFEESCGYLMGDLVRDKDGVLGSAMVAALCSEYDPIELLKDLYEAYGYHFEELISIPFESPQEARQKYETLKASPPIKVGDHSVKRVYDYEKDPEIPSETLLLELESAKIYIRPSGTEPKLKIYVKVVGSTEKEASSILESVKKAVMNL
- a CDS encoding chromosome segregation protein SMC, whose protein sequence is MILRYSGKNLLYFESFDLEFSEGLNVITGETGAGKSVVLKGLQALFGKRVELFENENTWLEALVNVDQVDEELRELGIQEGEHIVTLNAGKRWTYRIDGRMYPQSIVERLFEDLVHFHQQNTHVNLLKKRYQLSLLDKLAGNDQMLSEYTRAYRRMVELEKLLSETGIEALEERIEQFNRELSFFERHKPSEDEERSLRERFERINRARQILSLIDEISHVLSEDSTTRLWKLAASTEKMVPLVPKDLPEMLKDIAEKSNELQRLIRKFVDQLQLEDSYELEARLNVYNELRRRFGPDWEDIRRNWERLEKERKELLEKKQELEVAESESRRLEELCLKLAQELHENRLKAATELERQVRFHLNQLAMNLDFSVRVEKLDRLTASGFSDIDFVVGTDGETKPLKDVLSGGELSRVVLAVHLSVANEAGRVFVFDEIDSGIGGTVGNVLGEKLKTLSKNSQVIVVTHLPQIARLADTHFTVVKDGNTMHVKALGVEERKSELLRMIGGEKVWGELS